The following proteins are co-located in the Leptospira weilii genome:
- a CDS encoding glutathione peroxidase: MTQTLYDLTATLNSGKEQRLEDYKGKVLLIVNTASECAFTPQYAGLQSLYGKYKTEGLEILGFPCDQFRHQEPGSDETIKNFCQKNYGVEFPIFKKIDVNGDNAHPVFRFLRKKASGFFGNSIKWNFTKFLVDKQGNVIKRYSPITAPEKIEKVIQELLKK, encoded by the coding sequence ATGACCCAAACGTTATACGATTTAACGGCTACTCTGAATAGCGGTAAAGAGCAGAGATTGGAGGATTATAAGGGAAAAGTTCTCTTGATCGTGAATACTGCGAGTGAATGTGCTTTTACTCCTCAATATGCGGGTTTACAAAGTTTGTATGGGAAATACAAAACGGAAGGGTTGGAAATTCTCGGATTCCCTTGCGATCAGTTTAGACATCAGGAACCGGGTTCGGATGAGACGATCAAGAATTTCTGCCAAAAAAACTATGGAGTTGAATTTCCGATTTTTAAAAAAATCGATGTAAACGGAGATAATGCTCATCCAGTATTTCGGTTTTTGAGGAAAAAAGCCTCTGGATTTTTCGGAAACTCGATTAAATGGAATTTTACGAAATTCTTGGTAGATAAACAAGGGAACGTAATTAAACGTTATTCTCCGATTACCGCACCGGAAAAGATCGAAAAAGTTATTCAAGAACTTTTAAAAAAATAA
- a CDS encoding type 1 glutamine amidotransferase domain-containing protein, whose translation MIPKYKILIPLPSADFDPSESSIPWKILKENDYEVFFATPNGKPGSADFRMLTGKGLGIWKPFLIAHKKARAAYDEMISDSHFQNPLSYKDLKPENFEGLILPGGHAPGMKEYLESKELQEFVGSFFATGKPLGAICHGVVLAARSKLPGTDRSILYGKKTTALLKSQEMAAWNLTRLWLGNYYRTYPQTVEEEVKSALSDPKDFHFGPKPIFRDNHKKLKRGHAIADGNYVSSRWPGDAHSFIISFMKLFPDRERKSS comes from the coding sequence ATGATCCCCAAGTATAAAATTCTCATTCCCTTACCCTCCGCCGACTTTGATCCATCTGAAAGTTCGATTCCTTGGAAAATTTTAAAGGAAAACGACTATGAAGTATTCTTTGCGACCCCTAACGGTAAACCGGGATCGGCGGATTTTAGAATGCTCACCGGCAAAGGCCTTGGAATTTGGAAACCGTTTTTAATTGCTCATAAAAAAGCGAGAGCGGCCTACGATGAAATGATCTCCGACTCTCATTTTCAAAATCCCCTTTCTTATAAAGACTTAAAACCCGAAAACTTTGAAGGGCTAATTCTTCCCGGCGGACACGCCCCCGGAATGAAAGAATACTTGGAATCGAAGGAGTTACAAGAATTCGTAGGTTCGTTTTTTGCAACCGGTAAACCTTTGGGAGCGATTTGTCACGGAGTCGTTTTAGCGGCTCGAAGTAAACTACCCGGAACGGACCGATCCATCCTTTATGGAAAAAAAACGACAGCGCTCTTGAAATCGCAAGAGATGGCAGCTTGGAATCTTACGAGACTGTGGCTGGGAAATTACTATCGAACTTATCCCCAAACCGTAGAAGAAGAAGTAAAATCGGCCTTAAGCGATCCGAAAGATTTTCACTTCGGTCCAAAACCGATTTTCAGAGACAATCATAAGAAACTGAAGAGAGGTCATGCGATTGCAGATGGAAATTATGTTTCTTCGCGATGGCCTGGAGACGCTCACTCTTTCATAATTTCTTTCATGAAATTGTTTCCAGATCGCGAGAGAAAAAGTTCGTAA
- a CDS encoding monovalent cation:proton antiporter-2 (CPA2) family protein → MQDNLLVTLIVFLSAAVISVPFFKKIGLGSVVGYLIGGIIIGPWGIGLITNVDSILHLSEFGVILLLFLIGLELKPQRLWILRKPVFGLGGLQVILTFFFFFAILLFLGMEKSQVIVISISISLSSTAFALQLLGEKNELKTIHGRSAFAILLFQDLAVIPIMAILPFLAESAADPGSQGSIKQIAVGTGTILTVILAGRFLARPLFKLVASSGNHEIFTALSLLIVIGVSLLMDRVGLSMALGSFLGGVILADSEYRHELESNLEPFKGLFLGLFFLAVGMSINLSEVLKDPILVLFSAFILILVKATVLFFIGKIAKHSNEVSLNLSVTIAQGGEFAFVILGVGVSLSILPKERADLVIAVVTLSMGLTPILGILKDKIVELIFKKDQNFKEDTIEEQNRVIVAGFGRFGQIIARMLFVHRIGFTALEHNPDQVNVARKFGYKIYYGDASKLSLLRSAGAEQADLFILAIQDIDISIKVAELVKKHFPNLTIIARARNREHVFKLMELGIQIIRRDTFASALELAGETLRKLGFTDFEVEKKVKKFRAHDELTLRGQFQIRDDEKEFIKFSKNSMRQLEVAFEADRQEKEGKIPGQNLSSL, encoded by the coding sequence ATGCAAGATAATTTACTCGTGACCCTCATCGTATTTCTTTCAGCAGCAGTCATTTCGGTTCCATTCTTCAAAAAAATCGGATTAGGTTCCGTCGTAGGTTATCTTATCGGCGGAATCATTATCGGCCCTTGGGGAATCGGATTGATAACTAATGTGGATAGTATTCTTCATCTTTCCGAATTCGGAGTTATTTTACTTTTATTTTTGATAGGTTTGGAGTTAAAACCTCAAAGACTTTGGATTTTGAGAAAACCCGTTTTCGGCTTGGGCGGGCTTCAGGTAATTCTTACATTTTTCTTCTTTTTCGCGATCCTTCTTTTTCTAGGTATGGAAAAATCCCAAGTAATCGTAATCAGCATTAGTATTTCATTATCTTCTACCGCCTTTGCTCTTCAGTTATTGGGTGAGAAAAACGAACTTAAGACTATACACGGAAGAAGCGCTTTTGCAATTCTTCTGTTTCAAGATCTTGCCGTAATTCCGATTATGGCGATACTTCCCTTTTTAGCAGAATCAGCCGCCGATCCGGGATCTCAAGGAAGTATAAAACAAATTGCTGTTGGGACCGGAACGATTCTCACTGTTATCTTAGCAGGAAGATTTTTAGCGAGACCTTTGTTCAAGCTCGTAGCTTCCAGCGGGAATCATGAAATTTTCACGGCATTATCCTTACTGATTGTGATCGGAGTTTCATTGCTTATGGATCGGGTAGGATTATCGATGGCGCTTGGATCTTTTTTAGGCGGAGTGATCCTTGCAGACTCGGAATACAGGCACGAACTGGAATCAAATTTGGAACCGTTCAAAGGTCTCTTTCTCGGGTTATTCTTTTTAGCCGTGGGAATGTCGATCAATCTTAGTGAAGTTTTAAAAGATCCGATCCTTGTCCTTTTCTCCGCATTCATTTTAATCCTCGTTAAAGCGACAGTTCTTTTTTTTATAGGAAAAATTGCAAAGCATTCCAACGAGGTTTCCTTAAATCTCTCTGTGACAATCGCCCAAGGCGGGGAATTCGCATTCGTAATCTTAGGAGTGGGCGTATCCTTATCCATTCTTCCAAAGGAAAGAGCCGACTTAGTCATCGCGGTCGTTACTCTCTCCATGGGCTTAACCCCGATCCTTGGAATCCTCAAAGATAAAATAGTGGAATTGATTTTCAAAAAAGATCAAAATTTCAAAGAAGATACAATCGAAGAACAGAATCGGGTTATTGTGGCAGGATTCGGGCGATTCGGACAAATTATTGCAAGGATGCTTTTCGTTCATAGAATCGGTTTTACCGCATTAGAACACAATCCTGATCAAGTCAACGTTGCAAGAAAATTTGGTTATAAGATTTATTACGGAGACGCGAGTAAGTTGAGTCTTTTAAGATCGGCAGGCGCCGAGCAAGCCGATCTATTTATATTAGCAATTCAGGATATAGATATCTCTATAAAAGTCGCCGAACTAGTTAAAAAACATTTCCCGAATTTGACGATTATCGCAAGAGCACGAAATCGAGAACACGTTTTTAAACTGATGGAACTCGGAATTCAAATCATTCGCAGAGATACTTTCGCTTCCGCACTTGAATTGGCGGGAGAAACTCTGAGGAAATTAGGTTTTACGGATTTTGAAGTAGAAAAAAAAGTTAAAAAATTCAGAGCCCACGACGAATTAACCTTGAGAGGGCAGTTTCAAATTCGAGACGACGAAAAAGAATTTATTAAATTTTCAAAGAACTCAATGCGCCAATTGGAGGTTGCTTTTGAAGCCGACCGCCAAGAAAAAGAAGGAAAAATACCAGGTCAAAATTTGTCTTCTTTATAA